The stretch of DNA TTTCCGCAAGTGCAGATGCTGCCGAGGGGATCGACCTGGATATGTCCGATTTCGCCGGCCAATCCTGTCACGCCGTGCCATAGCTTTCCGTCGATGATGATGCCGGCGCCGGTACCTTCGCCGGCCTGGATAAAGACGTAATCCGGTTTTCCCTGCACGCAGCCGATCGAGCCCTCGCACACCGCCGAGGCGTTGGCATCGTTTTCGATGATCACCGGTACGTGGAAGGTGTTGGACAGGGGAGAGGTGATGTCGACCCCGTCCCATCCCGGGAGGATGCCGGGCAGGGAGATGGTATGCGTCTTGTTATCTACGGGCGCGGAGACCGCCATGCCGATGCCAAGGATTTCGCTGGCCTCGGCACCGATGTTTTCCAAGGTTTCGTTGATCAGCACGATGGCGCGTTCGAGCGTGGTGTCGGTTTTATGGTCCTTTGCCAGAGGAAGATCATGTTCCGCGACGATGTCCTTCGAAGCGTCGATGATCGTCAACAGCAAATCGTGACGGCTGATGTGAAGGCCTATGCCGAGACCGTGTTGTCTCACCAGCGTAACCAGCGTGGCCCGACGTCCGTTTCTCACCGTGTTCTGCGTGGTGAGCTTGTTCTCTTCGACAAGCTGACGTACCAAAGTGGAAATGGTGGCGGTGGAAAGACCGGTTGATTCGGCGAGTTCGATTTGGGTCATGGCTCCCAGATGCTGGATATGCTCAAGTATCGTCTCACGATTCGC from Bifidobacterium sp. ESL0800 encodes:
- a CDS encoding ROK family transcriptional regulator produces the protein MARLFGSQTSLRKANRETILEHIQHLGAMTQIELAESTGLSTATISTLVRQLVEENKLTTQNTVRNGRRATLVTLVRQHGLGIGLHISRHDLLLTIIDASKDIVAEHDLPLAKDHKTDTTLERAIVLINETLENIGAEASEILGIGMAVSAPVDNKTHTISLPGILPGWDGVDITSPLSNTFHVPVIIENDANASAVCEGSIGCVQGKPDYVFIQAGEGTGAGIIIDGKLWHGVTGLAGEIGHIQVDPLGSICTCGNRGCLDTVVGEDRLISLLSVTHGNMTLSDLVSLAHKGDPGCRKVISDAAVRIGNVCADLCISVDPEVVVLGGRLSLAGADFIDPFSESLQRLLFPYVLKPIEVIPAQHPVNAASLGAAILALENAEKRR